In the genome of Primulina eburnea isolate SZY01 chromosome 13, ASM2296580v1, whole genome shotgun sequence, the window AAATTTTTCGTTCTTTTAGGACCATGGAACTCATAAAAAAGGTGTGGATTGAGTAAACTCGGACTAACATTGTAACATGGAAACAACATTAATCAAGTAATAGGCAAATTCTGTATCATAAGCTCGTCCGGAAAATATTGATAAGATGAATCGAAAGCATATAATTTTATACAAGAGATTATTCAGAGAGGGATGCACGAGTATGTTATTATAGCTCTAGATCTATAGTAATGAGGGGGTAGATTTGATCATAAATAAAGTTcttgtatattatatatatccTCCACCCGCATTTCCAAATCCAAACCAGACCACAAACTCAAACACTCGTATATTTTGTTCATCTCAAATATTGAAGATCATGAAGTTGAAGAAAGGGCCATGGACTCGGGAGGAAGACCAGAAGCTGCTGGCTTACATTGCACAACATGGCCATGGCAGCTGGCGTACCCTTCCTGCTAAAGCTGGTACTAATCCATTTACCATGTTAATATTCATGCATGAACATACCTTAAGTTTAGATCCGTGTCAGCGCACTCGAATCGACTCGATTCAAGATTATCATAATTTTATGAGATCTAAATAGGAACTAAGCTTTAAGAGCTACTAATTTTCTAGAAGGATTTGTAGTTTGTACCCGCAGAATATTTTTAAGATGTCATCACCTTTTGGATATGCAGGGCTTCAGAGATGTGGAAAGAGCTGCAGATTGAGGTGGACAAACTATCTAAGACCAGATATTAAGAGGGGAAAATTGAGCTCCCAAGAGGAAAAGACTATTATTCGACTTCACGCTCTCTTAGGAAATAGGTACTAACAATTATAAGTCTTACAATTCTATTCATATacaatatgtgtgtgtgtgtgtgtgcatatGTCTATGTTGGTTAAATTAGCTTGCTTTTAGGTGGTCAGCCATTGCAACTCATTTACCGAAAAGAACTGATAACGAGATCAAGAATTACTGGAACACTCGACTCAAGAAACGATTGAGCAGGATGGGGATCGACCCGATGACCCACAAGCCCAAGAACAATCCAGGCGGCTCGACTCAATCAAGGGATGCTGCCAATTTGAATCACCTGGCTCAATGGGAAACGGCTAGGCTTGAAGCGGAAGCCAGGCTTGTACGCGAGGCCAAATTCATGTCTAACCTTAAGATCCTACGTAAAACTAACGTGCCTCCTCCACTTGCACCGCCGCCGCCGCCTTTGATGGTTGATGTTCCCTATCATGACGTCCTCAAAATCTGGCAATCAGCCGAATCATGGGCTGCAACTAAACCACATAAGCACGCCAC includes:
- the LOC140809467 gene encoding transcription factor MYB16-like: MKLKKGPWTREEDQKLLAYIAQHGHGSWRTLPAKAGLQRCGKSCRLRWTNYLRPDIKRGKLSSQEEKTIIRLHALLGNRWSAIATHLPKRTDNEIKNYWNTRLKKRLSRMGIDPMTHKPKNNPGGSTQSRDAANLNHLAQWETARLEAEARLVREAKFMSNLKILRKTNVPPPLAPPPPPLMVDVPYHDVLKIWQSAESWAATKPHKHATTSSTSSSFFYSAAGTLESPTSTLNYSVDGLTPNIGFDSSPLMEALVSNANGAAWDVGSERRNYYAQPKCETENSAQPHHEYDNNGNPLAYDLNTTGSIDLVSDDYNSDVWSVMDSGFKNLEGDNNYWNYLLNLATSPMESPMF